One genomic window of Bartonella sp. JB63 includes the following:
- a CDS encoding biotin/lipoyl-containing protein codes for MSIDILMPALSPTMEEGKLSKWLKKEGDKVNSGDVIAEIETDKTTMEVEAIDEGIVGRILYLKALKM; via the coding sequence ATTGATATTTTAATGCCTGCACTTTCGCCAACAATGGAAGAAGGCAAATTGTCTAAATGGCTTAAGAAAGAAGGCGATAAAGTTAACTCTGGTGATGTGATTGCTGAAATTGAAACTGATAAAACAACAATGGAGGTAGAAGCTATTGATGAAGGTATTGTTGGTAGAATTTTGTACCTGAAGGCACTGAAAATGTGA
- a CDS encoding pyruvate dehydrogenase complex E1 component subunit beta: MKVNTVIAVLLEEGESAANISRALEKSKGGEIATVLSIPAQPTFEISSDPDIPVNTEMVMMTVREALNQAMAEEMRRDETVFLMGEEVAEYQGAYKVSQGLLEEFGARRVIDTPITEHGFAGLGVGAAFGGLRPIVEFMTFNFAMQAMDQIVNSAAKTRYMSGGQMSTPMVFRGPNGAAARVGAQHSQCYAAWYSHVPGLKVVMPYSAADAKGLLKAAIRDDNPVIFLENEILYGHQFEVPKMDDFILPIGKARIYKSGKDITIVSFGIGMYYAVQALPEIEKLGIDAELIDLRTIRPMDLPAIIASVKNTGRLVTIEEGYPQSSVGTEIATRVMQQAFDYLDAPVATIAGKDVPMPYAENLEKLALPNIAEIVEAVKAVTYKA; this comes from the coding sequence GTGAAAGTTAATACTGTTATTGCAGTATTATTAGAAGAAGGTGAAAGTGCTGCAAATATTTCACGAGCTTTAGAAAAATCAAAGGGAGGAGAGATTGCTACTGTCCTATCAATCCCAGCACAACCTACTTTTGAAATCTCTTCTGATCCTGATATTCCTGTAAACACCGAGATGGTTATGATGACAGTGCGTGAAGCACTTAATCAAGCTATGGCTGAAGAAATGCGACGCGATGAGACAGTATTCCTAATGGGAGAAGAAGTAGCCGAATATCAGGGTGCCTATAAAGTCAGTCAAGGTTTATTAGAAGAATTTGGTGCACGACGGGTTATTGATACACCTATTACAGAGCACGGTTTTGCAGGGTTGGGTGTTGGTGCTGCATTTGGAGGTTTACGTCCTATTGTTGAGTTTATGACATTTAACTTTGCTATGCAGGCAATGGATCAAATTGTCAACTCAGCAGCAAAAACTCGTTATATGTCTGGTGGGCAAATGTCTACTCCCATGGTTTTTCGTGGTCCCAATGGCGCTGCTGCGCGTGTTGGTGCTCAACATTCGCAGTGTTATGCTGCATGGTATAGTCATGTACCAGGCCTTAAGGTAGTTATGCCTTATAGTGCTGCAGATGCTAAAGGTTTGCTTAAGGCTGCTATTCGTGATGATAATCCTGTTATTTTCTTAGAAAATGAAATTCTTTATGGTCATCAATTTGAAGTGCCAAAGATGGATGATTTTATTTTACCTATTGGCAAAGCACGAATCTATAAATCTGGTAAGGATATAACAATTGTTTCTTTTGGAATTGGGATGTATTATGCGGTTCAGGCATTGCCGGAAATTGAAAAGCTTGGTATTGACGCTGAATTAATCGATTTACGTACTATTCGTCCGATGGATTTACCAGCAATTATTGCTTCGGTTAAAAATACAGGTCGTTTGGTAACAATTGAAGAAGGGTATCCTCAGTCATCTGTTGGCACTGAAATAGCAACGCGTGTTATGCAACAGGCTTTTGATTATCTTGATGCACCAGTTGCTACAATTGCTGGAAAAGATGTGCCTATGCCTTATGCAGAAAACCTTGAAAAGTTGGCTTTGCCAAATATTGCTGAAATTGTCGAAGCCGTTAAGGCTGTAACTTATAAAGCATAA
- a CDS encoding pyruvate dehydrogenase complex dihydrolipoamide acetyltransferase, which produces MPIKITMPALSPTMKEGNLSKWNIKEGDKVTCGDIIAEIETDKATMEVEAIDEGTVAKIVVPAGMQGVKVNSLIVVLAEEGEDLSEAVKVAEETSSVTMKESVIKQSLDSASIQASHSLKNQQLVQRNANNRRLFASPLARRLAAQAGIDLSLISGTGPHGRVIKRDVEKALNNGIESSRSLHIDQLITSGISDEHVLQLFKESEYTFAPHNNMRKTIAKRLVAAKQMVPHFYVTIDCELNALLELRTQLNAVVPMVETQEEMNPAYKLSVNDMIIKAVALSLKAVPDANVSWLEGGMLYHKHCDVGVAVSVPNGLMVPIVRCAEEKSLSIISNEMKDLVTRARERKLRMEEYQGGTTTVSNMGMYGIKNFSAIINPPHATIFAIGSGEKRAIVKDDALAIATVMSVTLSVDHRAVDGALAAEVAQTFKKIIENPLTMLI; this is translated from the coding sequence ATGCCTATTAAGATTACGATGCCTGCACTTTCTCCTACAATGAAAGAGGGAAATTTATCAAAATGGAATATCAAAGAAGGTGATAAGGTTACATGTGGTGATATTATTGCTGAAATTGAGACAGATAAAGCAACAATGGAAGTAGAAGCTATTGATGAAGGGACGGTTGCTAAAATTGTTGTACCTGCTGGAATGCAGGGAGTTAAAGTCAATAGTCTGATTGTCGTCTTAGCAGAAGAAGGTGAGGATCTATCTGAAGCTGTAAAGGTTGCAGAAGAAACTTCTTCTGTTACGATGAAAGAATCAGTCATTAAACAATCGTTGGATTCAGCGAGTATACAAGCTTCTCATTCATTAAAAAATCAGCAATTAGTACAACGAAATGCAAATAATAGACGTCTTTTTGCATCTCCTTTAGCAAGACGATTGGCAGCTCAGGCGGGGATCGATTTATCACTGATTTCAGGTACTGGTCCTCATGGGCGTGTCATTAAACGTGATGTGGAGAAAGCTCTGAATAATGGTATTGAAAGTTCTCGTTCATTACACATCGATCAGTTAATAACTTCAGGTATTTCTGATGAACATGTTTTGCAATTATTTAAAGAGAGTGAATATACATTCGCACCCCATAATAATATGCGTAAAACAATTGCTAAGCGTCTAGTTGCAGCAAAGCAGATGGTACCACATTTTTATGTAACGATAGATTGTGAATTAAATGCGTTATTGGAATTACGTACGCAACTGAACGCTGTTGTTCCAATGGTTGAAACACAAGAAGAAATGAATCCTGCTTATAAGCTATCTGTTAATGATATGATCATTAAAGCTGTAGCTCTTTCTTTAAAAGCTGTACCTGATGCTAATGTGTCATGGCTTGAAGGTGGAATGCTTTATCACAAACACTGTGATGTTGGTGTTGCTGTTTCTGTTCCAAATGGTTTAATGGTACCAATTGTTCGCTGTGCAGAAGAAAAATCTTTGTCAATCATTTCTAATGAGATGAAAGATCTTGTAACACGTGCTCGTGAACGTAAATTGAGAATGGAGGAATATCAGGGAGGGACGACAACTGTATCCAATATGGGGATGTATGGAATAAAAAATTTTTCTGCCATTATTAATCCACCACATGCAACGATTTTTGCAATTGGTTCAGGTGAGAAGCGTGCTATTGTTAAAGATGACGCGTTAGCAATAGCAACAGTTATGTCGGTTACTCTTTCAGTTGATCATCGCGCTGTTGATGGAGCACTAGCGGCAGAAGTTGCTCAGACTTTTAAGAAGATAATTGAAAATCCCTTAACGATGTTAATTTAA
- the lpdA gene encoding dihydrolipoyl dehydrogenase, producing MAGLYDIIVIGSGPGGYVTAIRAAQCGFKTAIVEREHLGGICLNWGCIPTKALLRSAEMKHFAEHAKDYGLKLNGSIEVNIKNVVARSRGVSARLNAGVGFLLKKNEIDIIWGEAKLTRAAHGNQLAEIMVSSSSREVMQPQNPVPKGVLGEGAYQAKHVIIATGARPRVLPDIKPDGKFIWTYFEAMVPVAMPKSLLVIGSGAIGIEFASFYHDMGAEVTVVEMMPQIMPVEDVEISTFARKQLEKKGIRILTEAKVIKVEKAADFVTTHIDIKGNIETIMVDRLLSAVGVQGNIENLGLETLGVKTDRGCIVTDEWSWTGVKGIYAIGDVAGPPMLAHKAEEEGVICVEHIAGLKSIHSLDKTKIPGCTYCTPQVASVGLSEMAAKEAGYDIHVGRYSFSANGKAIALGEDQGLVKTIFDKKTGQLLGAHMVGAEVTELIQGFVIAMNLETTEEELMHTVFPHPTLSEMMKESVLDAYGQVLNA from the coding sequence GTGGCAGGTCTTTATGATATAATTGTGATTGGTTCAGGGCCAGGTGGATATGTAACCGCGATTCGTGCGGCACAATGTGGTTTTAAGACTGCGATTGTTGAACGTGAACATTTAGGCGGAATCTGTTTAAATTGGGGATGTATCCCAACAAAAGCGCTTTTGCGTTCAGCAGAAATGAAGCATTTTGCTGAACATGCAAAGGATTATGGATTAAAGCTTAATGGTTCAATAGAAGTTAATATTAAAAATGTTGTAGCACGTTCTCGTGGAGTTTCGGCACGTTTAAATGCCGGTGTTGGTTTTTTATTGAAAAAAAACGAAATTGATATTATTTGGGGTGAAGCGAAATTAACGAGGGCAGCTCACGGTAATCAGCTTGCAGAAATTATGGTTTCTTCATCATCAAGAGAAGTTATGCAGCCACAAAATCCAGTTCCTAAAGGGGTATTAGGAGAGGGCGCTTATCAAGCAAAGCATGTGATTATTGCAACTGGTGCGCGTCCTCGTGTTCTTCCTGATATTAAACCAGACGGAAAATTCATTTGGACTTATTTTGAAGCTATGGTTCCAGTTGCTATGCCAAAGTCTCTTTTAGTGATAGGATCTGGAGCTATAGGTATTGAATTTGCTTCTTTTTATCATGATATGGGTGCTGAGGTAACAGTTGTTGAAATGATGCCTCAAATTATGCCGGTTGAAGATGTTGAAATTTCAACATTTGCTCGTAAACAGCTAGAGAAGAAGGGTATACGCATTCTTACTGAAGCAAAAGTGATAAAGGTTGAAAAAGCTGCTGATTTTGTTACAACACATATTGATATTAAGGGTAACATAGAAACAATAATGGTTGATCGATTACTTTCAGCAGTTGGGGTTCAAGGTAATATTGAAAACCTTGGATTAGAAACATTAGGTGTCAAAACTGATCGTGGATGTATTGTTACTGATGAATGGAGTTGGACAGGAGTTAAAGGAATTTACGCTATTGGTGATGTCGCCGGTCCTCCTATGTTAGCTCATAAGGCAGAGGAAGAAGGTGTAATATGTGTTGAACATATTGCGGGTTTGAAGAGTATTCATTCGCTTGATAAAACTAAAATTCCAGGATGCACATATTGTACGCCGCAAGTTGCTTCTGTAGGACTTTCAGAAATGGCGGCAAAAGAAGCAGGTTATGATATACATGTTGGTCGTTACTCTTTCTCAGCAAATGGTAAGGCAATTGCTTTAGGAGAAGATCAAGGATTAGTTAAAACTATTTTTGATAAAAAAACAGGACAGCTTCTTGGTGCGCATATGGTAGGGGCAGAAGTAACAGAGCTCATTCAAGGTTTTGTTATTGCTATGAATCTTGAGACAACCGAAGAAGAATTAATGCACACTGTTTTTCCACATCCAACATTGTCGGAAATGATGAAAGAGAGTGTATTGGATGCTTATGGTCAGGTTTTAAACGCTTGA
- the lipA gene encoding lipoyl synthase, whose product MVTVLDRVTSRRMRHPEKAHLPDTSVQKKPNWIRVKAPVSPIYKETHNVVRTNKLVTVCEEAGCPNISECWSKRHASFMILGEICTRACAFCNVATGIPFSVDDNEPKRVADAVAQMELKHVVITSVDRDDLSDGGAQHFAKVIYAIRQKAPTTTIEVLTPDFRNKDGALEIVVAAKPDVFNHNLETVPSKYLKVRPGARYFHSIRLLQRVKELDPTIFTKSGIMVGLGEERNEVLQLMDDLRSADVDFMTIGQYLQPTRKHHPIIRFVTPEEFESFAKIGKVKGFLHMASNPLTRSSHHAGDDFEALQKARAEKFS is encoded by the coding sequence ATGGTTACGGTGCTTGATAGAGTTACGAGTAGACGTATGCGGCATCCTGAAAAGGCGCATCTTCCAGATACAAGTGTTCAGAAAAAACCGAATTGGATTCGTGTAAAAGCACCAGTGTCGCCAATATATAAGGAAACACATAATGTGGTACGTACCAATAAATTGGTTACTGTATGTGAGGAAGCAGGCTGTCCAAATATTAGCGAATGTTGGAGTAAGCGACATGCCAGCTTTATGATTTTAGGTGAAATATGTACACGGGCTTGTGCTTTTTGCAATGTTGCAACAGGTATTCCATTTTCTGTTGATGATAACGAGCCGAAACGTGTAGCAGATGCTGTTGCGCAAATGGAGTTAAAGCATGTTGTTATTACTTCTGTTGATCGTGATGACCTTTCTGATGGTGGTGCACAGCATTTTGCAAAAGTTATTTATGCTATTCGCCAGAAAGCTCCAACGACAACAATTGAAGTATTGACACCTGATTTTCGCAATAAGGATGGTGCATTGGAAATTGTTGTTGCTGCTAAGCCTGATGTTTTTAATCATAATTTGGAAACAGTGCCATCAAAGTATTTGAAGGTACGTCCAGGAGCACGCTATTTTCATTCGATTCGGTTATTACAACGTGTTAAAGAACTTGATCCAACAATCTTTACAAAATCAGGAATTATGGTTGGTCTTGGGGAAGAGCGGAATGAAGTTCTTCAACTGATGGATGATTTGCGTTCTGCAGATGTTGATTTTATGACAATTGGACAATATTTGCAGCCTACACGAAAACATCATCCGATCATTCGTTTTGTAACGCCTGAAGAATTTGAATCTTTTGCCAAAATTGGTAAAGTAAAGGGTTTTTTACATATGGCTTCCAATCCTTTGACACGTTCATCTCATCATGCAGGAGATGATTTTGAGGCTTTGCAAAAAGCACGTGCTGAAAAATTTTCCTAA
- a CDS encoding type II toxin-antitoxin system RatA family toxin, protein MPTFTIHRQIAHTAHEMFELVADIECYPEFLPMCEALIIRSRKEREEKALLLADMTVGYKMFRETFTTQVFLHPKKNLIEVKYIDGPFKYLENRWVFHDIKNIDACDIEFFIDYEFKSKMLGLAVGSMFDIIFHKFTDAFEKRAHEIYGFPTV, encoded by the coding sequence ATGCCGACTTTTACAATACATCGGCAAATTGCTCATACTGCTCATGAAATGTTTGAGCTTGTTGCCGATATTGAATGTTATCCTGAATTTTTACCGATGTGTGAGGCTTTAATTATACGTTCTCGGAAAGAACGTGAAGAAAAGGCTTTGCTTCTTGCTGATATGACTGTTGGTTATAAGATGTTTCGAGAAACTTTTACAACTCAAGTATTTCTGCATCCGAAAAAAAATCTTATTGAAGTTAAATATATTGATGGTCCATTTAAATATCTTGAAAATCGTTGGGTTTTTCATGATATTAAAAATATAGATGCATGTGATATAGAATTTTTTATTGATTATGAGTTTAAAAGCAAAATGCTTGGATTGGCTGTGGGATCAATGTTTGATATTATTTTTCATAAATTTACTGATGCTTTTGAAAAACGCGCACATGAAATTTATGGTTTTCCAACAGTATAA
- a CDS encoding CinA family protein — protein MTHFCEALANRVLKVCRERSLLLTTVESCTGGLIAANLTSIAGSSDVFDCGFIVYSNESKTNLVGVCPELIKIYTSVSKEVAIAMAEGGLKYSRASISVAVTGIAGPRKAYLDKPVGLVHCAAAYKKHATTHQEMYFGNSDRNFIRHTAVENALKLILSYFQ, from the coding sequence ATGACACACTTTTGTGAAGCACTAGCGAATAGAGTCCTTAAAGTTTGTCGGGAAAGAAGTTTGCTCTTAACAACTGTAGAATCTTGCACAGGAGGACTTATTGCTGCAAATCTTACCAGCATTGCAGGATCATCAGATGTATTCGATTGTGGATTTATTGTTTATTCAAATGAATCTAAAACTAATCTCGTTGGCGTATGTCCTGAACTTATCAAAATATATACATCAGTCTCAAAAGAAGTCGCTATTGCAATGGCTGAAGGTGGACTGAAATACTCGCGAGCTTCAATTTCAGTTGCTGTAACAGGCATAGCTGGACCTAGAAAAGCGTATTTAGATAAACCAGTGGGACTTGTCCATTGTGCAGCAGCTTATAAAAAGCACGCAACCACGCATCAAGAAATGTATTTTGGAAATTCTGATCGCAATTTTATTCGCCATACAGCTGTTGAAAATGCTTTAAAACTCATTCTTTCATATTTCCAATAA
- a CDS encoding bifunctional 2-C-methyl-D-erythritol 4-phosphate cytidylyltransferase/2-C-methyl-D-erythritol 2,4-cyclodiphosphate synthase, whose translation MSIAAVILAAGRSKRIGSPQNCPKQYRLLGQKPVIHHTIRCFLKHPSITTIVLVIHPDDRQICENAIADLKEYLIIVEGSDTRQMSTLNGLNALKNIKPKYIHIHDGARPFVEKKLLEQIHTIVNHREGVLPVIAVSDTLKLVSNTHYVLNTIPRTNIYSAQTPQCFPFELILAAHEKARQSCQQNFTDDSAIAEWFGIPMRTIPGNPNNIKITWPEDFETAYSYLQKRTQIFPDIRTGNGYDVHAFEKGNYLTLCGIKIPFKKKLSGHSDADVALHALTDALLATQGAGDIGTHFPPSDPQWKDVSSEIFLRHAVDIIKQAGGRITNVDITLIAEEPKISPYRHIMIENLMNILTLSTNRISIKATTSEKLGFIGREEGIAAFAVATVIYPGEIP comes from the coding sequence ATTTCTATTGCAGCCGTAATATTAGCTGCCGGACGCAGCAAAAGAATAGGATCTCCACAAAATTGTCCTAAACAATACCGGCTTTTAGGACAAAAGCCGGTTATTCATCATACTATACGTTGTTTTTTGAAACATCCCTCCATTACAACCATCGTTTTGGTTATTCATCCAGATGACCGTCAAATATGTGAAAATGCTATCGCTGATTTGAAAGAATACCTCATCATTGTTGAAGGAAGTGATACACGTCAAATGTCTACTTTAAATGGGTTAAATGCACTTAAAAATATCAAACCAAAATATATTCATATTCATGATGGTGCACGTCCTTTTGTAGAAAAGAAGCTTCTTGAACAAATACACACTATTGTTAATCATCGAGAAGGTGTTCTCCCCGTCATTGCTGTCTCCGATACTCTTAAACTTGTAAGCAATACACACTATGTTTTAAATACAATCCCACGGACGAATATTTATAGTGCACAAACTCCACAGTGTTTTCCATTTGAACTCATTTTAGCTGCTCATGAAAAAGCAAGACAATCTTGTCAACAAAATTTTACTGATGATTCAGCGATTGCTGAATGGTTTGGAATCCCTATGCGAACAATTCCTGGAAATCCTAATAACATAAAAATTACATGGCCAGAAGATTTTGAAACTGCCTATTCATATTTACAAAAGAGGACGCAAATTTTCCCTGATATCCGTACTGGAAATGGTTATGATGTCCATGCTTTCGAAAAAGGTAATTATCTTACTCTATGTGGTATAAAAATCCCTTTTAAAAAGAAATTAAGTGGACATTCTGATGCTGATGTTGCTCTTCATGCTTTAACAGATGCCCTTTTAGCAACTCAAGGAGCAGGAGATATCGGCACCCATTTTCCCCCTTCTGATCCTCAATGGAAAGATGTATCATCAGAGATTTTTCTTCGTCATGCCGTTGATATAATTAAACAAGCAGGTGGTCGTATTACTAATGTGGATATTACCTTGATTGCTGAAGAACCTAAAATTAGTCCCTATCGTCATATAATGATAGAAAATCTAATGAATATACTCACACTCTCAACCAATCGCATCTCTATTAAAGCAACAACCAGTGAAAAGCTTGGTTTCATTGGTCGTGAAGAAGGCATTGCAGCCTTTGCAGTTGCCACAGTTATTTATCCAGGAGAAATTCCATAA
- the rirA gene encoding iron-responsive transcriptional regulator RirA translates to MRLTKQTNYALRMLMYCASNQGALSRVPEIAKAYAVSELFLFKILQLLVEAGFMQTVRGRKGGVKLAKPAKEISVADVIKITEDNFSMAECFHNKLSDCPLINFCGLNTVLKKALDSFFDVLSMTSIADLQLSSSQHQFKIDGVKSSKITN, encoded by the coding sequence ATGCGATTAACCAAACAAACAAATTATGCTCTTCGGATGCTCATGTATTGTGCTTCTAATCAGGGAGCATTAAGTCGTGTTCCTGAAATTGCCAAAGCATATGCTGTATCTGAACTTTTTTTGTTCAAAATCCTTCAACTACTAGTCGAAGCAGGTTTTATGCAAACAGTACGAGGACGTAAGGGGGGTGTTAAACTAGCTAAACCTGCAAAAGAAATTTCAGTAGCTGATGTTATTAAAATAACAGAAGATAACTTTTCCATGGCAGAATGCTTCCATAATAAATTAAGTGATTGTCCACTAATAAATTTCTGTGGTTTAAATACTGTATTGAAAAAAGCTTTAGACTCTTTTTTTGATGTATTATCAATGACATCTATTGCTGATCTGCAATTATCATCCTCTCAACATCAATTTAAAATTGATGGAGTAAAAAGCAGCAAAATAACCAACTAA
- a CDS encoding sensor histidine kinase NtrY-like codes for MNITSITNLQDVDQNIYKDESQRLNSVYTFLGITIIVLALLTASISFIILIGLTPIVPNRAVTLFFIAINSVWVLGLVVIVLYEVIPIIYAWRSRRAGSRLHVRLISLFALVATLPAVAVALVSGPALHLGLDRWFDTTTRQIVGSSIDLANAYADEMLQNLKNLSYTMALALDDKKLLARNPAEYRMQLTRHAVGRNLRGVFLLSSEGNVFASSDLGDEDQLPIPPSYLISQATSARPFSFQPGVHDYFGIILKFNNISNTFLYLVRDVDQGVLSALRLTEVNTERYRDLNENRLPTQIAFGMLYLCLFLSLFLSAIWTGIAVADRLVCPIRLLISAADDVASGNMEVFVPVRARDGDIGQLSKTFNYMVSELKSRRNELIAVRDQIDERRRFSEAVLSGVTAGVAGIDVNGNITIINRSIETMFGIRSEQVIGHNLVVLSSEIGQVFKLACSLGRKNYREQVTLKVAGQERVCNVQMTMEENDGQGQSWVLTIDDITDLVEAQRSSAWADIARRIAHEIKNPLTPIQLSAERIRRRYNKIITQDREVFDQCIDTIVRQVGDIGCMVDEFSSFARMPKPQMRVLDVRELLHEACFLIEVTRHDIHFEKNLGNIPLISAFDNRLIVQAFGNVIKNASEAIDAVARETSVRGHILIRSYRQEECLVVEIIDNGKGFPKKQRHKLLEPYITTREKGTGLGLAIVRKVIEDHGGYMELHDAPENFYEGRGAMIRMVFPVNKDKEEQKSVIQITNHEIGE; via the coding sequence ATGAATATTACATCCATAACGAATCTCCAAGACGTAGATCAAAATATTTATAAAGATGAGTCACAACGTTTGAATAGTGTGTATACGTTTTTGGGTATCACAATTATTGTATTAGCTTTACTGACTGCCTCTATCTCATTTATTATTCTTATTGGATTAACGCCTATTGTTCCCAATAGGGCTGTAACATTATTTTTTATAGCTATTAATAGTGTTTGGGTTCTAGGGCTTGTGGTTATTGTTTTATATGAGGTAATTCCCATTATTTATGCATGGCGATCAAGGCGTGCTGGTTCACGTCTTCATGTACGACTTATTTCTTTGTTTGCACTTGTTGCAACATTGCCAGCTGTTGCTGTAGCGCTTGTATCGGGGCCTGCTCTTCATTTAGGTCTTGATCGATGGTTTGACACGACGACTCGACAAATTGTAGGTTCTTCTATTGATTTGGCGAATGCTTACGCAGATGAAATGCTTCAAAATTTGAAGAATTTGTCTTATACTATGGCATTAGCACTAGATGATAAAAAACTTCTGGCACGTAATCCTGCTGAATATCGAATGCAATTAACACGCCACGCTGTTGGACGTAATCTTCGAGGTGTTTTTTTATTAAGCTCAGAGGGAAATGTTTTTGCATCAAGTGATCTTGGCGATGAAGACCAACTTCCTATTCCTCCATCCTATTTGATTAGTCAAGCAACTAGTGCGAGACCTTTCTCTTTTCAGCCAGGAGTCCATGATTACTTCGGTATTATTTTGAAATTTAACAATATTTCAAACACATTTTTATATTTGGTGCGTGATGTTGATCAAGGTGTTTTATCTGCTTTGCGTTTGACGGAAGTTAATACAGAGCGTTATCGTGATTTGAATGAAAATCGCCTACCAACACAAATTGCATTTGGTATGCTTTATTTATGCCTTTTTTTAAGTTTATTTCTATCAGCTATTTGGACTGGTATTGCTGTTGCTGATCGTTTGGTATGCCCTATCCGACTTCTTATTAGCGCAGCTGATGATGTTGCTTCTGGAAATATGGAAGTTTTTGTACCAGTACGTGCGAGAGATGGGGATATTGGACAGCTGTCAAAAACTTTTAATTATATGGTCAGTGAACTTAAGAGCCGGCGTAACGAGCTAATTGCAGTTCGTGATCAAATTGATGAGAGACGACGGTTTTCTGAAGCTGTTTTATCTGGTGTAACAGCAGGAGTAGCTGGAATCGACGTTAATGGTAACATTACAATTATTAATCGGTCTATTGAAACGATGTTTGGTATTCGTTCTGAGCAAGTTATTGGGCATAACCTTGTAGTGTTAAGTTCTGAAATTGGACAGGTTTTTAAGCTTGCTTGTTCATTGGGACGTAAGAATTATCGCGAGCAAGTAACCTTAAAGGTTGCGGGACAAGAGCGCGTTTGTAATGTACAAATGACAATGGAAGAGAATGATGGGCAGGGACAATCGTGGGTGTTAACAATTGATGATATCACAGATCTTGTAGAAGCTCAGCGTTCATCAGCATGGGCTGATATTGCACGCCGTATTGCACATGAGATTAAAAATCCTCTTACACCCATTCAGTTATCAGCTGAACGTATTCGTAGACGTTATAACAAAATTATTACACAGGATCGAGAAGTCTTCGATCAGTGTATTGATACGATTGTTCGACAAGTTGGAGATATTGGGTGTATGGTTGATGAATTTTCTTCTTTTGCACGTATGCCCAAACCGCAAATGCGTGTTTTAGATGTACGCGAATTATTGCATGAAGCATGTTTCTTGATAGAAGTTACTCGTCATGATATTCATTTTGAAAAAAATTTGGGAAATATACCATTGATAAGTGCATTTGATAATCGTCTTATTGTTCAGGCTTTTGGCAATGTTATCAAAAATGCGAGTGAAGCAATTGATGCAGTGGCCCGGGAAACAAGTGTTCGCGGTCATATTCTGATACGTTCTTATCGTCAAGAAGAATGTCTAGTAGTTGAGATTATTGATAACGGTAAAGGATTTCCTAAAAAGCAGAGGCATAAATTATTAGAACCCTATATAACAACGCGGGAAAAAGGTACAGGTCTTGGGTTGGCCATTGTACGTAAAGTTATTGAAGATCATGGTGGTTATATGGAATTGCATGATGCGCCAGAAAATTTTTATGAGGGTCGTGGTGCGATGATTCGCATGGTGTTTCCAGTAAATAAAGATAAAGAAGAGCAGAAAAGCGTTATACAGATCACAAATCATGAGATAGGTGAATAA